The Solanum dulcamara chromosome 6, daSolDulc1.2, whole genome shotgun sequence genome contains the following window.
agaacttcttggtcctgaaatGTCGTATCTCAGTGTGAAGAACTTCTtcgtcctgaagtaccatatctcagtacTATTGGTGGatttatgtatcttgctaatgcAACCAGAcctaatataatattttctgttaatttaatggcaaggtatagttcatccccaacgcgaatgCATTGAAACGATATTAAACATATGTTacgatacctaaagggtactattgatatggatttgttttatactaacaaaggttgtgcaaaccttattggttatgcagatcaGGTTATTTagcagacccacataaagctcaatcTCAGACAGATTATCTATTTACACAAGGAGGAACTACTATATCATGatgatctacaaagcagtctattgttgctttcaaatcatgctgaaataatagcaattcaagaagcaagtagagaatgtgtgtggttgagatcgatgataaagttcatcaaaaaaaaatgcGGCCtagaaaatgatgtcaaagtacccacaattatattcgaagataaTGTCACGTGCATagatcaattgaaaggtggcttcataaaaggagacagaacgaaatatatttcaccaaaattattcttcacacatgatctccagaagaatggtgatattgatgtacaacaagttcgttcatttgaaaatcttgcagatttatttacaaaggcattaccaacatcaacttttgagaagttaagatataaggttggaatgtgttgtccccaaaatatcaaatgaagttttcatcagcgAGAGTAAAATACGCAttgcactcttttttctttaaccaaggttttgtcccactgaattttttCTGGTGAgttttttaatgaggcagcactaaAAAACATATTATCATATGTGTGTACTCTTTCAATAGACTTTTTTCCACTGATTTTcctagtaagattttaacgagacacaatatttatggatgtttacgataactatgtatattatttcttgtaaaaaaTTTTTTAATTACACATGGACATCCAAGAGAAAGTATTATGTAATTGTATGTCACTTTCCCTTCCCCTTTTTCCCTTCtacattttttctctttttctactttttttcCTCCACTAACTTTTGTCCCACCAAGTTGAGGAATCAACTTGTATCAAATTGTTGCTTTCTTCATTTGCAGTGGTTATAAATAGCCTCTGCAAAtgtaaatatacataaaaatttcatttgttcctttctattttcttttactCTCTACTTTTACTAAGTTTGTTTATTATATAACAAAACTAacaatactttttatttatttatttgaaggGAAGGAGGCGGTGATAAAATACTTACAAGTAACTTGGGACAGCTGCTTCAATCCTTTAAgagtccgtttggattggctttaagttggtcaaaatcaacttaaagcccctttttagcttttgaacgtaTTTGCCTAatactaactttaagccataaagttcttaaagtcagtcaaaaatgaaaagttaagatttctaacctttttttttctaagtgcttaaagccattttatTTTTCGTGGTGGTGCTTCAGGATTCCAATGTACTGGGACACTGGACGAGATCTATCAGCAGCGAATTCCCCATACAAATAGAGGCAcctgaccatggaaattacttttatatcccttatattttaactaaatttccaaactaccatttttattcttttaaccctaaaattcaaacacttattttcaacataagcacttttatccaaacactcaactggttatttataaaaataactttcagcacttcaaagttctaaaaacacttcatacataaaagttactttttttaaacccatccaaatgggctctaagAATGGATATTCCAAGAGGCTTGGTAGCCATTAAAACAACAATTATATAAAGCtagttaaaaacaaaaaatatattttctttcatttgtgACCTtgaaaaaacaatataaaagaaACTTCATTAAATTCACTAATTTGATGAATAAGGTGAATAACTAAGAAAAGGAAAATAGGCAAAAAGATGGGGAAATTATGACTTATAAAGCCTCTAAGAGACTTAACGATATATACTAATCTACATATTCATGAACAATTAGAAGACCGATAACACCAAAAGCTAGTTAACGAAGTGGCGTGAAAATGTAGAAGCTTAGCTTTTCTATCCCCAGTAAACCAAAGGCGTACACACAGGTCGCATGCATAGCTCGAAGCTAAACAGTTAAGCTCCCTTGTTACTCTTCTAAGGTTGTAATTTGAGAATGATGGGGAGAACTATAATGCACACTATAATTACGAAAAGTATAACGGCAATGCACATGCATTTTCAAGACCTCTTCATTAGTTTCTTTGTTGTCTGAAGAGCAATAGTCCCTGATTGGACATAATCAGCTGTATTTGTCACCTGAACAAAATTTCCATTGAGAAATTCGAGACAGAGCATCCCATTTTTAAGGTAGGAATACGCTGAGGAAATAAAGGGAGGGTTGAAAACAAACCTGTGTTTCGATATTATCTAACAAGTCTCCTTGAGCTTCAACCAGAACAGCCATATCTAGATAAATCTGATGCAGATCAAGAAGCTTTCTCTCAATTTCCTTCACTGCATCGTGTCTTTCCTGAATTTCTTCTACGGTGCTTAAGACCTACAGTTGAGCATATTACCGGATGAAATAGGAAGGGAAAATGATAAAGACGTACAAATGTAGCTTATATTTCTAGAGGGGAAATGTGAAACACCCAATTGATTAAACACTCAAAAGTATAGAAAATCTATTCGGATGTGCGCTCATATATAAAACTCATgtttccaaactaattatatAAAGATACGTGGAATTCAAGGAGTGGCGTATGGGACAAGTTAGTACGTCAAAGGAATTCAAATGAGATCAGCTGGTACTATTTCTGCTAGTTTAACAAGAAGATAAGAATTAACTAACGCAGAAACCATGTCTTCCCTACATTTTATATATACCTAGTGAAATAATATGTTGACGAGAAAAAAGGAGGACTCCAAAAGTGGATGACACGTAAAGTCAGTCGCAAGTTCTAAAACAATCAAAAGAGAAAAGTACAGTGAAATGTAGTAAGAGGTACCTGCCCACGTCCCATTCCTTGGATAGCGTTCTGGAAGATTTGTTCACTGTTTCCAGTTTCTATCAGGTTGTTGATTGTCTAACATGATCATTAGAATAAacattagaagaagaaaaaaagcaaTCTTATTGATCAGGATTATCAGTTACAAGACTCTGTACTCACCTCCTCATCTGGTCTAGTTCCAGTTACTGCTCAGTTGCGAGATAAAAACACAATAAACCCACATATTAGATCAACATATGGAAATTCAAATATTGATAAGCAGATATCTCAAGTTATATTTCTGTTCGAATAAAATTTGGGATCCAAACCTGTGATCACCCTTCGCTCTACAACTTCACGATATTCGTTGTCTATCCTCTGCCTTAATGTCTGGAAGAACACAACTTATAACCAATTTAAATTGAAGAGAAGACATCACAAAGCAAATAACAAGACTTGTCTATACCTGAAATTCAGTCATGACATCTCTGAACTTCTTTGTCAAGGCACTGCAGATCAAcgattaaaaaaacaaaaaacatttaaaaaaacATACGCTCGCACAATTACGACTGCTCAAGCACAAGAAGTGGAAAATAACATCAAGCAATATTGAAAAACTATGTTTATTAATGTACTTAGTCATATTTGTCCTTGATCTGTCAACACTTGTACCCTTTCCACATCCAGGCTTTTGTCGATTAGCCAAGttctaaagaaaagaaaacgaTTAGAGTGCTTTTAAGTGATGAAAATTGAACTCAAAAACTgttttactgatccaaatataaaaaaatagacaAATTACCTCTTTATTTATTGCTTCTATTTTTGCTTTGACATTTCTTGCAATCTTCCCAACTTCATCTATATCTTTCTCCATCCGCTTCCTTATAGCTGGAAACGAGTAAAAAACACTTTCTTGAGAGCTTGTGGTTAGCAGGCTCCAGATTACAAAAAAACACAGTACACAGAGAGATAGACGAACCTATCCATGTTGTTTATTAGTAAAGGATCAAATGCCAATTTTCTCTTCAGTTATAGATGAACTTATCCGTGTTAATATTTCACAATTATAGTAAATGAATTGAAAAAATAGTATCCTATTTTTGAGTTTGGACTGAGCAATTTAATAATCTTAAGAGTTTATATTTCACAATACAATAACAACTTAAAGGTAAAAGATATGAGAGCAATAACAGTTTATAGTGAATCGGTTAGCTATACAAGACATAATGAAATAGCACTTATCCGACCTTTCATTGCTGATGCTTTAGTAACAGATTTTGTTTCCTCATTAGCATCCTGAAAGATAATTCTAATTAGTAAATAATCTCTGACAGAGAAAGggtaaagaaattttaatcagaTGGAAAAGATTAAAGTGATTGCGAATCGCTAAAACTAAAgcattttatttcaaaatgcAAAGTGAGTTAAAAAGGCAAAAGTGAAAACTGATTATTCTCCAGTACTTGTGACAACAAATTTAACACTATATGAACTGAATATTTTCATCCTGGCAACCAAGATCATATTTTGCCATCCAGAGGAGCGACTTAATTCCTTTTTTTCCCAACTGTTCTCCTATAGTTGAACCCATTCTCAACTGTATACTATCCTATTCCATTCCTTGAATGTCATTGTCATCTTCCTCAACATACAATCCAACAGAATCACAAAGTTAAAGCAAGCACCCGAATTTGTTCTAAAGTTCTCTACTAAAAGTTCTGATCTCTTGCAGAATGAAACCAAGTATACATTTTCTGACACTTCTTCTTAAGTAACAGACTTATTCAGACTTCAGTACATTGGGGAGGTgttattttgatcatatataaATCAGAGAAAAACAGAATACTGATTTAACTAATAGTATTTGGCCTTCATCACTACAATTATTCTCTTGATTCCTTATGAAATATTGACTAGTTAGCGCCTATCAACTACTCCcattgtcccaatttatgtgacacagtTCGAATTTCAAGAGTCAAACAATTTAATTTTGACTTGTTTGGACATGgaatctttaaattttttgaaataaaattttcatatttgaaAACTACGTAACGAATACTATAAGTCCCAGTATTTGACAGTTCAATATTTACCTTTTTTGATCCCATGTTTTCCGTTGGTCAACAACCAACTAAATCTATTCTTCTTCACTACTCGTACAGGCTTGACGGAGTTAAGTTGTACTGGGGGAATCGTTTTGTCTCAATCATACAAAGATGCCTCAACTGGATAAATTCACTTATTTCACACAATTCTTCTCGTCATGCCTTTTCCTCTATACTTTCTATATTCCTATATGCAATTATGGAGATGGAGTACTAGGGATCAACAACATTCTAAAACTACCGAACcgatatatgaaaaaattacgGTAAAAAAAGGGCTTGTTTGAATCTCGAAACCCGAAaggtgccacataaattgggacggaaGGAGTAACTATTTTCTCAGACAGGCACCAAGATTATCTTTTGGGTCCGAAAGAACAAGCAACAACCTTGACTATTTCAACAAGTACCAACTATCTCCAACTAGAACAACTACTTGGTAATTCAACCCACCCAGGCAAAGAAGAAATAACCTACCCTTTTTTATCTCTATTGGAATTTGAACCCTGATAGGAAACCAACTATATTGTTATCAATTTCTTCTAAAGCAAGGAATTTCGATAGTACACTGGGGAGATGttattttcaatttatatatagcaaaagaaatacaaatattttttcttcaacaGTAGAAATGCTACACTTCCAACATGATACCTTAAGAGTCATCAGTAAACCAGAAAGTTTCTCGACCTGTCTCTCGATTTCTTGTATCTACAAAATGAAAATACCATATGTCAGGAACAAGGAGACGGGAGAATAAACCTTACTTATAGTTTTATCTTTAGATGACAACTACACTACTCTGATAATCTCAAAATAACTCAGGGGTCAGTGAAGCAATACCTGCTTGTTAAAGCTCTCGATTCCAGAATCTGACTGGCTCCTCGTAAATCGGTTTCCCATCTCGATATCAGATTCTTTGGAAGCATTATCTTTGACAGAAACGAAGCTTGAATCCTGAAACAGTAACAGAAATTACAGAACAATAAACTTCAAGATCACAGCAACCCCTTGCTTGAAATCAAATAGTGATTAAGGTACAACCTTCATTACAAGTGCTTGcagcacaacaacaacaacaacatactcagtgaaatcccacaagtggggtctggggaaggtaggatgtacgcagaccttattactacctcatggagatagagaggttgtttccgaaagaccctcggctcaaaagtcatagtcccaagtaagagagaaaaataatatatatagtataatggcAATAAAACAAAAAGCtatgcaaattttacaagacaagaataATAACGATATCAAAGTAATGTGATAAACAAAAGCAACAACAACACATCTATAAAGACACGCTTAGACCTACGACCACTCTAAACCGACATACGGTaagacaccattctatccctactagccttctatcctaatccgcgacctccactcctgcctatctaaggtcatgtcctcggtgatatggagtagcgtCATATCTTGTTTAATCACCTCTTTCCAATACAAGTGGGGAGGTTAGCTTCGTTAAATTGCACTCAAGGGTGTAGCTTAGGGGTCAATAAAGTGGGTTCAGAATCATGAGGTCTCGGTTTCTAATCTCAATCGGAGGTAAAAACACGTGATTTCTTCTATTTGTCCAAGCCTTGATCGATACATGGAC
Protein-coding sequences here:
- the LOC129892001 gene encoding syntaxin-132-like isoform X2, which gives rise to MNDLLADSSFVSVKDNASKESDIEMGNRFTRSQSDSGIESFNKQIQEIERQVEKLSGLLMTLKDANEETKSVTKASAMKAIRKRMEKDIDEVGKIARNVKAKIEAINKENLANRQKPGCGKGTSVDRSRTNMTNALTKKFRDVMTEFQTLRQRIDNEYREVVERRVITVTGTRPDEETINNLIETGNSEQIFQNAIQGMGRGQVLSTVEEIQERHDAVKEIERKLLDLHQIYLDMAVLVEAQGDLLDNIETQVTNTADYVQSGTIALQTTKKLMKRS
- the LOC129892001 gene encoding syntaxin-132-like isoform X1, coding for MNDLLADSSFVSVKDNASKESDIEMGNRFTRSQSDSGIESFNKQIQEIERQVEKLSGLLMTLKDANEETKSVTKASAMKAIRKRMEKDIDEVGKIARNVKAKIEAINKENLANRQKPGCGKGTSVDRSRTNMTNALTKKFRDVMTEFQTLRQRIDNEYREVVERRVITVTGTRPDEETINNLIETGNSEQIFQNAIQGMGRGQVLSTVEEIQERHDAVKEIERKLLDLHQIYLDMAVLVEAQGDLLDNIETQVRYAVDHVNMGTDALQTAKSLQKKSRKCMMIAIILLLIIAAIIVLSVIKPWKK